In Morganella morganii, the following are encoded in one genomic region:
- the glpC gene encoding anaerobic glycerol-3-phosphate dehydrogenase subunit GlpC produces MSTGQTQFENCIKCTVCTTYCPVAKVNPDYPGPKQAGPDGERLRLKDAMLYDDALTLCTNCKRCEVACPSDVRIGDIIARAKLTYSPSRPKIRDAILSHTDLMGSLSSPFAPVVNTITGLKPVRKLLDTALKIDHRRELPKYSFGTFRRWYKKQQEKQAKFGEQVAYFHGCYVNYNHPQLGKDVIKVFNSMGIGVQLLEREKCCGVALIANGFAKQAKKQAAVNVESLTKAIVEQKMPVIATSSTCAFTLRDEYPHILDVDTAPLRDNIELVTRYLYRLMQDGRKPVLRHTPLKVGYHTPCHMEKMGWTAYSLELIRSIPGVELIVLDSQCCGIAGTYGFKKENYETSQAIGSPLFRQIEESGIDLAISDCETCKWQIEMSTSKKCEHPISLLARALA; encoded by the coding sequence ATGAGTACGGGACAAACACAGTTCGAGAACTGCATCAAATGTACAGTCTGTACAACTTACTGCCCGGTGGCGAAGGTGAATCCGGATTATCCCGGCCCGAAACAGGCGGGGCCGGACGGCGAGCGGCTGCGCCTGAAAGACGCCATGCTGTATGATGATGCGCTCACCCTCTGCACCAACTGCAAACGCTGCGAAGTGGCGTGCCCGTCAGATGTCCGTATCGGGGATATTATCGCCCGCGCCAAACTGACGTATTCTCCGTCACGGCCTAAGATCCGCGACGCAATTCTGAGCCACACCGATCTGATGGGATCACTCTCCTCGCCGTTTGCGCCGGTGGTTAATACCATCACCGGCCTGAAACCGGTGCGCAAACTGCTGGATACTGCTCTGAAAATTGATCACCGCCGCGAGTTGCCGAAATATTCTTTCGGTACTTTCCGCCGCTGGTACAAAAAACAGCAGGAAAAACAGGCAAAATTCGGCGAACAGGTCGCGTACTTCCACGGTTGTTATGTGAATTATAACCATCCGCAGCTCGGTAAAGATGTGATTAAGGTCTTTAACAGCATGGGGATCGGCGTGCAGTTGCTGGAGCGGGAAAAATGCTGTGGTGTGGCGCTGATCGCTAACGGTTTTGCAAAGCAGGCAAAAAAACAGGCGGCGGTGAATGTGGAATCCCTCACCAAAGCCATTGTTGAACAGAAGATGCCGGTGATTGCGACATCCTCCACCTGTGCTTTTACCCTGCGGGATGAATATCCGCATATCCTGGATGTGGATACCGCGCCGCTGCGCGATAACATAGAGCTGGTGACCCGTTATCTTTACCGGCTGATGCAGGACGGGCGCAAGCCGGTGCTGCGCCACACGCCGCTGAAAGTCGGTTATCACACGCCGTGCCATATGGAAAAAATGGGCTGGACGGCCTATTCCCTTGAGCTTATCCGCTCAATTCCGGGGGTGGAACTGATCGTGCTGGATTCACAATGCTGTGGTATCGCCGGAACTTACGGGTTTAAAAAGGAAAACTACGAAACATCTCAGGCGATTGGTTCCCCGCTGTTCCGCCAGATAGAGGAAAGCGGTATTGATCTGGCGATCAGTGACTGTGAAACCTGCAAATGGCAGATTGAGATGTCCACCAGCAAAAAATGCGAACACCCGATATCTCTGCTGGCGCGGGCGCTGGCATAA
- a CDS encoding 7-cyano-7-deazaguanine/7-aminomethyl-7-deazaguanine transporter, producing MFDLSTRQRRTALIWLSLFHVLIITSSNYLVQLPITIFGFHTTWGAFTFPFIFLATDLTVRIYGAPLARRIITSVMIPALAISYVVSALFFQGEWAGFEALSHFNLFVARIAAASFMAYALGQILDVNVFNRLRQNRRWYVAPAAAMFVGNLIDTLAFFFIAFWRSTDPFMAANWVEIALVDYSFKVTICMLFFLPAYGVLLNLILRSFFAQRADGSLPAHH from the coding sequence ATGTTTGATTTATCTACCCGCCAGCGGCGCACTGCGCTTATCTGGTTATCACTTTTTCATGTTCTGATCATTACCTCCAGTAACTACCTGGTGCAGTTGCCGATCACCATTTTCGGCTTCCATACCACCTGGGGGGCTTTCACGTTTCCGTTTATTTTCCTGGCGACTGACCTGACCGTCCGTATCTACGGCGCACCGCTGGCACGGCGGATTATTACCTCGGTGATGATCCCGGCTCTGGCGATTTCCTATGTGGTCTCCGCCCTGTTCTTTCAGGGGGAATGGGCCGGTTTTGAGGCACTGTCACACTTCAACCTGTTTGTGGCGCGGATTGCCGCCGCCAGCTTTATGGCCTATGCCCTCGGACAGATTCTGGATGTGAATGTCTTTAACCGCCTGCGTCAGAACCGCCGCTGGTATGTGGCACCGGCTGCCGCGATGTTTGTCGGTAACCTGATCGATACCCTGGCCTTCTTCTTTATCGCCTTCTGGCGCAGTACCGATCCGTTTATGGCGGCAAACTGGGTGGAAATCGCCCTGGTGGATTACAGTTTCAAAGTCACTATCTGCATGCTGTTCTTCCTGCCGGCTTACGGCGTACTGCTTAATCTGATCCTGCGCTCTTTTTTTGCGCAACGCGCTGACGGCTCCCTGCCCGCGCATCACTGA
- a CDS encoding DUF817 domain-containing protein, giving the protein MLDRFDTFLLVQKRSSLTGWRRFILEFWFFGLKEARACLFAAFFFLALFLVPAAGVAGIPRYDFLLILAVLFQAAMVWKKLETTDELKAICIFHVVGFVMELFKTSSAIGSWSYPDEAYTKLWNVPLFTGFMYAAVGSYVIQAWRFLNVRIENFPPYWLATLIALAIYVNFFAHHFTGDYRWYLTAFILGLYARTMVYYTPYDKERKMPLLLSFVLIGFFIWLAENFGTFFGVWQYPNQIGAWATVHAGKWASWSLLVIVTFTIVAYLKHIKATILVVR; this is encoded by the coding sequence ATGCTTGACCGCTTTGATACCTTTCTGCTGGTGCAGAAACGCTCGTCTCTGACCGGCTGGCGCCGGTTTATCCTTGAATTCTGGTTTTTTGGTCTGAAAGAGGCACGGGCGTGCTTGTTTGCCGCCTTCTTTTTCCTCGCCCTGTTTCTGGTGCCTGCCGCCGGTGTCGCCGGGATCCCCCGTTATGATTTTCTGCTGATCCTGGCGGTCCTGTTTCAGGCTGCTATGGTGTGGAAAAAGCTGGAAACCACGGATGAACTGAAAGCCATCTGTATTTTCCATGTGGTCGGTTTTGTCATGGAGTTGTTTAAAACCTCATCCGCTATCGGTTCGTGGAGTTATCCTGATGAGGCGTATACCAAATTATGGAATGTGCCGTTATTCACCGGGTTTATGTATGCGGCTGTCGGCAGTTATGTGATTCAGGCGTGGCGCTTCCTGAACGTCCGGATTGAAAACTTCCCGCCGTACTGGCTGGCGACCCTGATTGCGCTGGCGATTTATGTGAATTTCTTTGCTCATCACTTCACCGGCGATTACCGCTGGTATCTCACCGCCTTTATTCTCGGGCTGTATGCGCGGACCATGGTTTATTACACGCCGTATGATAAAGAGCGCAAAATGCCGTTGTTACTGAGTTTTGTGCTGATCGGCTTTTTTATCTGGCTGGCGGAAAACTTCGGTACCTTTTTCGGTGTCTGGCAGTATCCGAACCAGATCGGGGCGTGGGCGACCGTGCATGCCGGAAAATGGGCATCCTGGTCGCTGCTGGTGATTGTCACCTTCACGATTGTGGCCTATCTCAAGCACATTAAAGCCACGATCCTGGTGGTGAGATAA
- a CDS encoding glycerol dehydrogenase, whose protein sequence is MLKVIQSPAKYIQGPDALYHVGKYIRPLAEKTLVIADKFVRELVGDIVNDSLSEYEVSGVFETFGGECTHEEIDRLTKLAKNHKCQAVLGVGGGKTLDTAKAVAHFAKLPVIIAPTIASTDAPTSALSVIYNELGAFDSYLFYPQNPNVVVMDTNIIARAPARLLVAGMGDALATYFEARACSAAGKATMAGGSTTLAALALANLCFDTLLSDGIKAKLAVEAGVSTKAVENIIEANTLLSGLGFESAGLAAAHAIHNGFTALEECHHMYHGEKVAFGTLVQLVLENAPAEELETVLEFCAQVGLPITLEELGVDSIGTELEEKVMAVAELSCADNETIYNMPFEVDSDQVYAAIMAADRMGRDWLY, encoded by the coding sequence ATGTTAAAAGTGATCCAATCCCCGGCCAAATACATTCAGGGTCCGGACGCGCTTTACCATGTGGGTAAATACATCAGACCATTAGCGGAAAAAACGTTGGTGATTGCTGATAAATTTGTCCGCGAGCTGGTGGGCGATATTGTGAATGACAGCCTGAGCGAATACGAAGTCAGCGGTGTCTTTGAAACCTTCGGCGGCGAGTGTACTCACGAGGAGATCGACCGTCTGACCAAACTGGCGAAAAACCACAAATGCCAGGCGGTACTGGGTGTGGGCGGCGGTAAAACACTGGATACCGCCAAGGCCGTGGCGCATTTTGCCAAACTGCCGGTGATCATTGCCCCGACTATCGCATCAACCGATGCGCCGACCAGCGCACTGTCCGTTATCTATAATGAACTCGGTGCGTTCGACAGCTACCTGTTCTATCCGCAGAACCCGAACGTGGTGGTGATGGATACCAATATCATTGCCCGCGCGCCGGCACGTCTGCTGGTTGCCGGAATGGGTGATGCTCTGGCCACTTACTTTGAGGCGCGTGCATGCAGTGCAGCCGGAAAAGCCACTATGGCCGGCGGCAGTACCACACTGGCGGCACTGGCACTGGCGAATCTCTGCTTTGATACTCTGCTCAGCGACGGCATCAAAGCCAAACTGGCGGTGGAAGCCGGAGTCAGCACCAAAGCGGTGGAAAACATCATTGAAGCCAACACCCTGCTCAGCGGGCTGGGCTTTGAAAGTGCCGGTCTTGCGGCAGCACACGCTATCCACAACGGCTTTACCGCGCTGGAAGAGTGCCACCACATGTACCACGGTGAAAAAGTGGCATTCGGCACCCTCGTACAGTTAGTACTGGAAAATGCCCCGGCGGAAGAGCTGGAAACCGTACTGGAATTCTGTGCCCAGGTCGGTCTGCCAATCACCCTGGAAGAACTGGGTGTGGACAGCATCGGTACCGAGCTGGAAGAGAAAGTGATGGCGGTTGCCGAGCTGAGCTGCGCGGACAACGAAACCATCTACAACATGCCGTTTGAAGTCGATTCTGACCAGGTCTATGCCGCTATTATGGCTGCTGACCGCATGGGTCGCGACTGGCTGTATTAA
- a CDS encoding DUF3313 domain-containing protein: MNNFASHSVTKYIIAVSVVFLLSACSSRLPDHTEQSDFLSDYQRLTETETASGEVIKSWRADDFTAESPKTKLIFTPVVFKPLNENNKMGKQFMTVLLNYTNQQIKSELAKRYQLTETAAPGVLRFEGVVTAVKVTNKDFKPYEVLPVMLIVAGTQLAIGNRDADTSMYFEWKITDSVSKKPYLEAIRKNKGEQMSNKDQTITLQELKAAVDTIAAEILPAA, translated from the coding sequence ATGAACAACTTCGCATCACATTCAGTCACTAAATATATTATTGCCGTCTCCGTGGTATTCCTGCTTTCCGCCTGCTCAAGCCGCCTGCCGGATCACACCGAACAATCTGATTTTCTGAGTGACTATCAGCGCCTGACTGAAACAGAAACAGCTTCCGGCGAGGTGATTAAATCCTGGCGTGCTGACGATTTCACCGCAGAAAGCCCGAAAACAAAGCTTATCTTTACGCCGGTTGTGTTTAAGCCGCTGAATGAAAATAACAAAATGGGTAAACAGTTTATGACTGTACTGCTCAATTACACCAATCAGCAGATCAAAAGTGAGCTGGCAAAACGGTATCAGCTGACAGAAACTGCCGCACCGGGTGTGCTGCGTTTTGAGGGCGTGGTTACTGCCGTTAAGGTCACCAACAAAGATTTCAAACCCTATGAGGTCTTACCGGTGATGCTGATTGTCGCCGGAACACAGCTGGCAATCGGTAACCGTGATGCGGATACGTCAATGTATTTTGAATGGAAAATCACCGATTCCGTATCAAAAAAACCGTATCTTGAAGCGATCCGCAAAAATAAAGGTGAGCAGATGAGTAATAAGGATCAGACCATCACCTTACAGGAACTGAAAGCAGCGGTTGATACGATCGCCGCAGAGATCCTGCCCGCCGCATAA
- a CDS encoding zinc/cadmium/mercury/lead-transporting ATPase, whose amino-acid sequence MHPNKEHHEHTHTSNCCGSKSACTTGGKSESQAHQSHDHTAHDHSEHEHPEHDDDESRAHGHAPHDHAHSEHDHDHAGHEHAHGSCCSHDHAAPDDTALPELSGSQRYNWQVEGMDCPSCARKIETAVLKIAAVTQAKVMFATEKLVVDAAGDVRADVTSAVQQAGFVLWDLNGSSAAPKKKEEQSLLKQATPMLILAVLIALSYALEFVNPEFGKYAFIASTLIGLFPIAKSSLRLIRSGTPFAIETLMTVAAVGAIIIGATEEAAMVILLFLLGEMLESYAAGRARRGVSALMALVPEDAVVIKDGQKVSVPVAQLRPGDIIEIAPGGRLPTDAELLSEFASFDESALTGESVPVERAQGEKVAAGSLSVDRAVQMKVVSEQGQNAIDRILTLIEEAEERRAPIERFIDRFSRYYTPMIMLFSALVIVIPPLFMGQEWYPWIYRGLTLLLIGCPCALVISTPAAITSALAAATRRGALIKGGAALEQLGTVTTVALDKTGTLTEGKPQVTDIVALNSHSDADVLTFASAVESGSHHPLAKAILERTEALGLTITEAENRKAHAGKGVEGELSGVTILVSAPGKLADGLLTDAAAAEVTRLENEGKTVVAVVAGNRLTGLIAMQDTLRSDAIEAISQLKAMGVSAVMLTGDNPRAAAAIAGTIGMDFRAGLMPEDKVKAVMALNNEHHTMMVGDGINDAPAMKAASIGVAMGSGTDVALETADAALTHNRLTGIAEVITLSRATRKIIRENITIALGLKAVFLVTTLMGLTGLWVAVLADSGATALVTANAVRLLRVMKK is encoded by the coding sequence ATGCACCCGAACAAAGAACATCATGAGCATACTCATACCAGCAACTGCTGCGGCAGCAAATCTGCCTGCACCACCGGCGGAAAAAGTGAGTCACAGGCTCATCAGTCACACGACCATACCGCACACGATCACAGTGAGCATGAACATCCGGAACACGACGACGATGAGTCCCGTGCGCATGGTCATGCCCCGCACGATCATGCGCATTCTGAACATGACCATGACCACGCCGGTCATGAACACGCACACGGCAGCTGCTGTTCACACGATCACGCCGCCCCGGATGATACCGCACTGCCTGAATTAAGCGGCAGCCAGCGTTACAACTGGCAGGTGGAAGGGATGGACTGCCCGAGCTGTGCGCGCAAGATTGAAACTGCCGTTCTGAAAATTGCGGCGGTCACCCAGGCAAAAGTGATGTTTGCCACCGAAAAACTGGTGGTGGATGCCGCCGGGGATGTCCGCGCGGATGTGACCAGTGCTGTTCAGCAGGCCGGATTTGTCCTCTGGGATCTGAACGGCAGCAGTGCCGCACCGAAGAAAAAAGAAGAGCAGAGCCTGCTGAAACAGGCAACGCCGATGCTGATTCTGGCGGTGCTGATTGCCCTCAGCTACGCGCTGGAGTTTGTGAACCCGGAGTTCGGCAAATACGCCTTTATCGCCTCAACGCTGATCGGGCTGTTCCCGATCGCCAAAAGCTCGCTGCGTCTTATCCGCTCCGGCACCCCGTTTGCGATTGAAACGCTGATGACGGTCGCGGCAGTCGGCGCCATAATTATCGGCGCCACTGAAGAAGCGGCCATGGTTATCCTGCTGTTCCTGCTGGGCGAAATGCTGGAATCCTATGCGGCAGGCCGTGCACGGCGGGGAGTCAGCGCGCTGATGGCGCTGGTGCCGGAAGATGCGGTGGTGATTAAGGACGGGCAGAAAGTATCCGTGCCGGTTGCACAGCTGCGTCCCGGCGACATTATTGAAATCGCACCTGGCGGCCGTCTGCCGACAGATGCCGAACTTCTCAGTGAGTTTGCCAGCTTTGACGAAAGCGCCCTGACCGGGGAATCCGTCCCGGTTGAGCGGGCACAGGGTGAAAAAGTGGCTGCCGGTTCGCTGTCAGTGGATCGCGCAGTGCAGATGAAAGTGGTCTCCGAGCAGGGTCAGAATGCCATCGACCGTATTCTGACACTGATTGAGGAAGCGGAAGAGCGCCGTGCGCCAATCGAACGCTTTATCGACCGTTTCAGCCGCTACTATACGCCGATGATTATGCTGTTCTCCGCCCTGGTGATTGTTATTCCGCCGCTGTTTATGGGCCAGGAATGGTATCCGTGGATCTACCGTGGTCTGACACTGCTGCTGATTGGTTGTCCGTGTGCACTGGTAATTTCCACCCCTGCGGCTATCACCTCCGCGCTGGCCGCCGCCACCCGCCGTGGTGCGCTGATCAAAGGCGGTGCCGCACTGGAGCAGCTGGGTACCGTGACCACTGTCGCGCTGGATAAAACCGGTACGCTGACAGAGGGTAAACCGCAGGTGACTGATATTGTTGCCCTGAATAGTCACAGTGATGCGGATGTGCTGACGTTTGCCTCCGCCGTGGAAAGCGGATCACATCACCCGTTAGCCAAAGCGATTCTGGAGCGCACTGAAGCTCTGGGGCTGACTATCACCGAAGCGGAAAACCGTAAAGCCCATGCCGGTAAAGGGGTTGAAGGTGAACTCAGCGGTGTGACCATCCTGGTCAGCGCACCGGGTAAACTGGCAGACGGCCTGCTGACCGATGCCGCTGCGGCAGAAGTGACCCGGCTGGAAAATGAAGGGAAAACGGTCGTTGCTGTGGTTGCAGGTAACCGGCTGACCGGACTTATCGCCATGCAGGATACGCTGCGCAGTGATGCCATTGAAGCCATCAGCCAGCTGAAAGCGATGGGTGTCAGCGCCGTGATGCTGACCGGGGATAACCCGCGTGCAGCCGCTGCTATCGCCGGTACCATCGGCATGGATTTCCGTGCCGGACTGATGCCGGAAGATAAAGTCAAAGCGGTGATGGCGCTGAATAATGAACATCACACCATGATGGTCGGCGACGGTATCAATGATGCCCCGGCAATGAAAGCAGCCAGTATCGGGGTTGCCATGGGCAGCGGGACCGATGTGGCACTGGAAACCGCCGATGCCGCACTGACTCACAACCGCCTGACCGGCATTGCCGAAGTGATCACGCTGTCGCGGGCCACCCGTAAGATTATCCGCGAGAACATTACTATCGCTCTGGGTCTGAAAGCCGTGTTCCTGGTCACCACCCTGATGGGGCTGACCGGCCTGTGGGTTGCGGTTCTGGCTGACTCCGGTGCGACCGCACTGGTGACCGCCAACGCTGTCCGCCTGCTGCGGGTCATGAAAAAATAA
- the tusA gene encoding sulfurtransferase TusA: protein MSDTFSCADKTLDTLGLRCPEPVMLVRKTIRGMNTGEVLLVVADDPATTRDIPGFCRFMEHELVAQEAETAPYRYLIRKKESAL from the coding sequence ATGTCTGATACTTTTTCCTGTGCCGATAAAACACTCGACACACTCGGGCTGCGCTGCCCGGAGCCGGTGATGCTGGTGCGTAAAACCATCCGCGGGATGAATACCGGTGAAGTTTTGCTGGTGGTGGCGGATGATCCGGCAACCACGCGGGACATTCCGGGGTTCTGCCGTTTTATGGAGCATGAGCTGGTGGCCCAGGAGGCTGAAACCGCGCCGTACCGCTATCTGATCCGCAAAAAAGAGAGTGCGCTGTAA
- the glpB gene encoding glycerol-3-phosphate dehydrogenase subunit GlpB → MKYDVVIAGGGLAGLSCGVKLAESGLSCAIISAGQSALHFSSASLDLLSALPDGQPVTEPLSALAALAHQAPAHPYSVIGESAVRRCVSQAMSLLQQDTLPLQGSAECNHWRLTPAGQWRMSWLTPDVVPVLSEKMTAGWQPAAVISITGFLDFQAEMAAAALTRQGYPAQAYTLHLPCLDKLRNNPSEFRSVNIARVLDLPQNRQELADELAQCGITEQTLILPACFGEENSDGITFLQQQLNKAVYQLPTLPPSLLGIRLHQALLRRFRRAGGFVMPGDSVISVRRDGERITQLFTRNHGDIPVQAEQFVLATGSFFSNGLASDIDHIYEPLLNLNLTETLPRREWTSADLFARQRYLEAGVATDAYLHPADAHGTITNLYAAGAVLGGYNPLQEGCGAGVSLVTAMYAAEQILAQIGVVVTEAQV, encoded by the coding sequence ATGAAATATGATGTGGTTATCGCGGGCGGCGGCCTTGCCGGTCTCTCCTGCGGTGTGAAACTGGCAGAGAGCGGACTGAGCTGCGCCATTATCAGCGCCGGACAGAGCGCGCTGCATTTCTCATCGGCGTCACTGGATCTGCTCTCGGCGCTGCCGGACGGGCAGCCGGTCACGGAGCCGCTTTCGGCACTGGCGGCGCTGGCACATCAGGCGCCTGCTCATCCTTACAGTGTGATAGGGGAAAGCGCGGTGCGCCGCTGCGTGTCACAGGCAATGTCGCTGTTACAGCAGGATACTTTACCGTTACAGGGATCGGCGGAGTGTAATCACTGGCGTCTGACCCCGGCCGGACAATGGCGGATGAGCTGGCTGACACCGGATGTGGTGCCGGTTCTCTCCGAAAAAATGACGGCAGGCTGGCAGCCGGCTGCGGTTATCAGTATTACCGGTTTTCTTGATTTTCAGGCGGAAATGGCTGCCGCCGCACTGACCCGTCAGGGATATCCCGCGCAGGCGTATACCCTGCATCTGCCGTGCCTGGATAAATTACGCAATAACCCGAGTGAGTTTCGCTCTGTCAATATTGCCCGTGTGCTGGATTTACCACAGAACCGGCAGGAGCTGGCTGATGAACTGGCGCAGTGCGGGATCACAGAACAAACCCTGATTTTACCGGCCTGTTTCGGGGAGGAAAACAGTGACGGAATTACCTTTTTACAGCAGCAGCTGAATAAAGCCGTTTATCAGTTGCCGACCCTTCCGCCGTCACTGTTGGGGATCCGTCTGCATCAGGCATTACTGCGCCGTTTCCGCCGTGCGGGCGGATTTGTGATGCCGGGGGACAGTGTCATTTCTGTCCGCCGTGACGGTGAGCGGATCACACAGCTATTTACCCGCAATCACGGTGATATTCCGGTGCAGGCTGAGCAGTTTGTGCTGGCGACCGGCAGTTTCTTCAGTAACGGGCTGGCGAGCGATATTGATCATATTTATGAGCCGCTGCTGAATCTGAATCTGACTGAAACATTGCCGCGCCGGGAATGGACATCGGCAGATCTGTTTGCCCGTCAGCGCTATCTGGAGGCCGGGGTGGCGACAGATGCATATCTGCATCCGGCGGATGCGCACGGCACTATCACTAACCTGTATGCCGCCGGGGCGGTACTGGGCGGGTATAACCCGTTACAGGAGGGATGCGGGGCGGGTGTTTCTCTTGTCACTGCGATGTACGCAGCGGAACAGATTCTGGCGCAGATTGGCGTGGTGGTAACGGAGGCACAGGTATGA
- the glpA gene encoding anaerobic glycerol-3-phosphate dehydrogenase subunit A, translating into MSDSPVNEADVIIIGGGATGAGMARDCARRGLRTLLLERFDIATGATGRNHGLLHSGARYAVTDPESARECISENRILRRIARHCVEETDGLFITLPEDEMAYQATFIEACRAAGIDTQVMSPQEALRFEPSVNPALLGAVKVPDGTVDPFRLTAANMLDAREHGAQVLTYHEVTDVLRQGDRVTGVQVYDHQNHRRYPLYAPVVVNAAGIWSQRIAGFAGVNISMLPAKGSLLILGHRLNQRVINRCRRPGDADILVPGDTISLIGTTSVHIPYDDIDNMIVTADEVDTLIREGSRLAPAMAQARILRAYAGVRPLVAADDDPTGRSISRGIVLLDHEKRDGLRGFLTITGGKLMTYRLMAEWATDAVCAKLGITAHCSTAEEPLPGSAHSAEQTLRKVISLPAPLRGSAVYRHGDRAAELPHSTRLDKSLVCECEAVTAGEVRYATESLTVNNLLDLRRRTRVGMGTCQGELCACRAAELLTQLKVTTAEKSETELMHFLNERWKGVRPVAWGNALRESEFTGWVYQGLCGLENSGTEEQGEQNEI; encoded by the coding sequence ATGTCTGATTCACCTGTCAATGAAGCGGATGTCATTATCATCGGCGGTGGCGCAACCGGTGCCGGGATGGCGCGGGACTGTGCCCGGCGCGGCCTGCGCACTCTGTTACTGGAGCGGTTTGATATCGCGACCGGCGCGACCGGCCGTAACCACGGCCTGCTGCACAGTGGTGCCCGTTATGCGGTGACGGATCCGGAATCCGCCCGGGAGTGTATTTCGGAAAACCGGATCCTGCGGCGCATTGCCCGCCACTGTGTTGAGGAAACAGACGGCCTGTTTATCACACTGCCGGAAGATGAGATGGCGTACCAGGCCACGTTTATTGAAGCCTGCCGCGCAGCAGGTATTGATACTCAGGTGATGTCCCCGCAGGAGGCACTGCGTTTTGAACCGTCGGTAAACCCGGCGCTGCTGGGTGCGGTTAAAGTGCCGGACGGTACCGTGGATCCGTTCCGTCTGACTGCCGCCAATATGCTGGATGCGCGGGAGCACGGTGCGCAGGTGCTGACTTATCACGAAGTCACGGATGTGCTGCGTCAGGGCGACCGGGTGACCGGCGTGCAGGTTTATGATCATCAGAATCACCGCCGTTATCCGCTGTATGCGCCGGTGGTGGTTAATGCGGCAGGGATCTGGAGTCAGCGTATCGCCGGTTTTGCCGGGGTGAATATCAGCATGCTGCCTGCCAAAGGATCACTGCTGATCCTCGGGCACCGCCTTAACCAGCGTGTTATTAACCGCTGCCGCAGACCGGGGGATGCGGATATTCTGGTGCCGGGAGATACCATTTCCCTGATCGGCACCACTTCTGTTCATATTCCTTATGATGATATTGACAATATGATTGTCACGGCGGACGAGGTCGATACTCTGATCCGTGAAGGCTCACGGCTGGCTCCGGCGATGGCGCAGGCGCGTATTCTGCGGGCGTATGCCGGTGTCCGTCCGCTGGTGGCGGCGGATGACGACCCGACCGGGCGCAGTATCAGCCGGGGGATTGTGCTGCTGGATCATGAAAAACGCGACGGACTGCGCGGCTTCCTCACGATCACCGGCGGCAAGCTGATGACTTACCGGCTGATGGCGGAGTGGGCGACAGACGCGGTGTGCGCGAAGCTGGGTATAACGGCGCACTGTTCCACGGCGGAGGAGCCGCTGCCGGGCTCGGCGCATTCGGCGGAACAGACATTGCGTAAAGTGATCTCCCTTCCTGCCCCGTTACGCGGATCGGCGGTGTACCGTCACGGCGATCGCGCGGCAGAGTTGCCGCACTCCACGCGGCTCGATAAAAGCCTGGTCTGTGAGTGTGAAGCGGTCACTGCCGGTGAGGTGCGCTATGCCACCGAAAGCCTGACGGTGAATAACCTGCTGGATCTGCGCCGCCGCACCCGTGTCGGCATGGGCACCTGCCAGGGCGAGCTGTGTGCCTGCCGTGCGGCGGAGCTGCTGACTCAGCTGAAAGTCACCACTGCTGAAAAATCCGAGACCGAACTGATGCACTTTCTGAATGAACGCTGGAAAGGTGTGCGTCCGGTGGCGTGGGGAAATGCGCTGCGGGAGAGTGAATTTACCGGCTGGGTGTATCAGGGATTGTGCGGGCTGGAAAACAGCGGGACAGAAGAACAGGGAGAGCAGAATGAAATATGA